In a single window of the Acyrthosiphon pisum isolate AL4f chromosome X, pea_aphid_22Mar2018_4r6ur, whole genome shotgun sequence genome:
- the LOC115033003 gene encoding uncharacterized protein LOC115033003 → MSKRKNNPILDMYRKKQDNVNDPLVIPSPASPTEIIEDQEDQSIRKVLKNYSYQKNWEKSFNRLYYNIKKGGDFCKVCEKCHSSNHSALQKSKGIFICTPFINYRKATGKTCKLLKHANSENHAKALALNELFLHGKNEPIHTQMIQQKIPHTTKYEPLLNKVVLKQNQSLLEWVEKQSDRSNYMSKNTSIEILNCIGTVLETRDSNELKNKYFSLMADESTNIKNVCEMTIIIRFVTDCGKIRELFVCIVELSGTNAETITETIDRELKKRELDYSKLIRLGFDGASNFSDSITGVRKRLSEIAHREIGTIHSL, encoded by the exons ATgtcaaaacgaaaaaataatccTATATTAGATATGTATCGGAAAAAACAAGACAACGTTAATGATCCACTAGTTATACCTTCACCGGCTTCACCCACTGAAATAATTGAAGATCAAGAAGATCAAAGTATTcgtaaagtattaaaaaattattcttatcaaaaaaattgggaaaaatCGTTTAAccggctatattataatattaaaaagggtGGGGATTTTTGTAAGGTATGTGAAAAATGTCATAGTAGTAATCATAGTGCTTTACAAAAATCAAaaggtatttttatatgtactccatttataaattatcgaaAAGCTACTGGTAAAACTTGTAAACTCTTAAAACACGCTAATTCAGAAAATCATGCTAAAGCTTTAGCtttgaatgaattatttttacatggaAAAAATGAACCTATACATACACAAATGATCCAACAAA AGATTCCTCATACTACTAAATATGaaccattattaaataaagtagtgctaaaacaaaatcaatctTTACTTGAGTGGGTGGAAAAACAAAGTGATAGGTCGAATTACATGAGTAAAAATACatctattgaaatattaaattgtattggcACTGTTCTTGAAACCCGTGActcaaatgaattaaaaaataaatacttttcatTAATGGCTGACGAGtcgacaaatattaaaaacgtttgtgaaatgacaataattattcgtTTTGTAACAGATTGTGGTAAAATTAGAGAATTATTTGTATGCATTGTAGAATTATCTGGCACAAATGCGGAAACTATAACAGAAACTATTGATcgagaattaaaaaaaagagaacttgattattcaaaattaataagacTTGGTTTTGATGGTGCTTCTAATTTTTCTGATAGTATAACTGGAGTACGAAAAAGACTATCTGAAATAGCACATAGAGAAATAGGTACCATACATTCATTGTAG